The Peribacillus sp. FSL P2-0133 genome has a segment encoding these proteins:
- a CDS encoding Glu/Leu/Phe/Val dehydrogenase: MTGKIKVIEKRQSDNPLQEFQDILKEAIHVLDYPDQVFDFLKVPMRFLEVSIPIQMDNGETRMFQGYRAQHNDAAGPTKGGIRFHPDVTPEEVKALAGWMSLKCGITDLPYGGAKGGIVCDPRQMSSSELERLSRGYVRAVSQIVGPTKDIPAPDMYTNSQIMAWMLDEYDHIREFDSPGFITGKPLRLGGSKGREKATSKGVLYTLQMICDLKGIPIEGMRVIIQGFGNVGSHLALYLHEMGAKVAGIADELGGLYDPDGLNIPYLLENRDSFGVVSNLFKDSLSNQELLEKECDVLIPAAISGVVNKDNANRLKCEILIEAANGPTTKEAIKILDDKGIVLVPDILANSGGVIVSYFEWCQNNQGYYWTEELVDERLKEKITASFLNVYHTSQKYSVNMKVAAYIEGIRKIAEASQLRGWVRF; the protein is encoded by the coding sequence ATGACAGGGAAAATTAAGGTGATTGAAAAACGTCAATCGGATAATCCACTGCAAGAGTTCCAGGATATCCTAAAAGAAGCGATTCATGTTTTGGACTATCCAGATCAGGTTTTTGATTTTTTGAAAGTGCCAATGCGTTTTCTGGAAGTCAGTATTCCTATTCAAATGGATAATGGGGAGACAAGGATGTTTCAAGGGTATCGGGCTCAACATAATGATGCAGCCGGTCCAACAAAAGGGGGGATTCGGTTTCACCCGGATGTCACTCCTGAAGAAGTTAAGGCATTGGCCGGATGGATGAGCTTGAAATGCGGAATAACCGATCTTCCATATGGAGGGGCAAAAGGTGGCATTGTGTGTGATCCCAGACAGATGAGTTCATCTGAGCTAGAACGATTAAGCAGAGGGTATGTCAGGGCAGTTAGTCAAATAGTGGGCCCTACAAAAGATATTCCGGCACCTGATATGTATACAAATTCACAAATCATGGCCTGGATGCTGGATGAATACGATCACATCAGGGAATTCGATTCACCCGGATTCATTACAGGAAAGCCTCTGAGATTAGGAGGATCGAAGGGCAGGGAAAAGGCCACTTCCAAGGGAGTATTATATACACTTCAAATGATATGTGATTTAAAGGGGATTCCTATTGAAGGCATGCGGGTAATCATTCAGGGATTCGGGAATGTTGGCAGTCATTTAGCGTTATATTTACATGAAATGGGGGCTAAGGTTGCCGGAATTGCGGATGAGCTTGGAGGCTTATATGATCCGGATGGCTTGAATATTCCTTACCTTTTGGAGAATAGGGACTCTTTTGGGGTTGTTTCGAACTTATTCAAAGATTCATTATCCAATCAAGAATTGTTGGAAAAAGAGTGTGATGTGCTGATTCCCGCAGCTATAAGCGGAGTGGTGAATAAAGATAATGCAAACCGATTAAAATGTGAAATCCTGATCGAAGCAGCAAATGGGCCAACAACAAAGGAAGCGATCAAGATTCTCGATGATAAAGGTATAGTGCTAGTCCCGGATATTTTGGCGAATTCAGGAGGGGTGATAGTCTCGTATTTTGAATGGTGCCAGAACAACCAAGGTTATTACTGGACGGAGGAGCTTGTGGATGAACGATTGAAGGAAAAGATAACGGCCAGCTTTTTGAATGTCTACCATACTTCACAAAAATATTCCGTGAATATGAAGGTGGCTGCTTATATTGAAGGGATTCGCAAAATAGCAGAAGCATCCCAGCTTCGAGGTTGGGTCAGATTCTGA
- a CDS encoding APC family permease → MENEVTLKRSLKLWQIVMMGLAYMTPMVVFDTFGIVSGITGGHVPTAYIFALVGMLFTAASYGKLVKVFPAAGSAYTYTQKAINPHLGFLVGWSSLLDYLFLPMVNALLTKIYLTALFPGVPTWIWVVLFVAIVTILNLRSVNVLANFNALFVLIQIAIMAVFIILVVKGLNDGEGTGEVFTIKPFVNEGMDFSAIITGATILCFSFLGFDAVTTLSEETPDPKKTIPKAIFLTALWGGIIFITASFFIQLFFPDISRFKEPDAALPEIALYVGGKLFQSIFLCTTFVNTLASGLASHASVSRLLYVMGRDKVFPEKWIGFIHPKWKTPAINVLIVGVISLSALFFDLVTATSLINFGALMAFTFVNLSVISHFIIREKKHRTIKGCIQYLIMPLIGAIAIGILWINLETSSLIMGTSWFIIGFCYLLYITKAFRKAPPQYQVEEIQL, encoded by the coding sequence GTGGAAAATGAGGTTACATTGAAAAGATCACTGAAATTATGGCAAATCGTTATGATGGGGTTAGCATATATGACCCCCATGGTCGTATTTGATACATTTGGAATTGTATCTGGGATTACGGGCGGCCATGTGCCGACTGCCTATATCTTTGCATTGGTGGGGATGCTTTTTACAGCGGCGAGCTATGGAAAACTTGTAAAGGTTTTTCCTGCTGCAGGTTCTGCCTACACTTATACGCAAAAGGCCATAAACCCGCATTTAGGATTCCTGGTAGGATGGTCTTCGTTGTTAGACTATTTGTTTTTACCTATGGTCAATGCATTGTTGACCAAAATTTATCTTACAGCATTATTTCCAGGAGTTCCCACGTGGATTTGGGTCGTATTGTTCGTAGCAATCGTCACCATTCTCAATCTACGGAGTGTCAATGTACTTGCAAACTTTAATGCGCTTTTTGTTTTAATCCAGATTGCCATCATGGCAGTGTTCATCATTCTTGTCGTCAAAGGTTTAAATGATGGAGAAGGTACAGGAGAAGTGTTTACGATAAAGCCTTTCGTAAATGAAGGAATGGACTTTTCTGCAATAATAACCGGCGCCACAATCCTTTGTTTTTCCTTTTTGGGATTCGATGCGGTAACGACACTATCTGAGGAAACCCCGGATCCGAAAAAAACGATTCCAAAAGCGATATTTTTAACTGCACTTTGGGGTGGAATCATCTTCATTACCGCATCTTTCTTTATTCAGCTCTTTTTTCCGGATATATCCCGTTTTAAGGAACCGGATGCTGCATTACCGGAAATCGCCCTTTATGTAGGTGGGAAGCTATTTCAATCCATTTTTCTTTGTACGACTTTCGTCAATACGCTAGCCTCGGGACTAGCATCGCATGCCAGCGTTTCCCGTCTTTTGTATGTTATGGGACGTGATAAAGTGTTTCCGGAAAAATGGATTGGGTTTATTCACCCTAAGTGGAAGACGCCAGCCATTAATGTACTCATAGTTGGAGTCATTTCATTGTCGGCTTTATTCTTTGATTTAGTGACAGCAACGTCACTGATCAACTTCGGTGCATTAATGGCATTTACCTTTGTAAATCTGTCAGTGATCAGCCATTTTATCATTCGGGAAAAGAAACATCGAACGATAAAAGGGTGTATTCAATACTTAATCATGCCTTTAATTGGAGCTATAGCAATTGGCATTCTTTGGATCAACCTTGAGACAAGTTCCCTAATAATGGGGACAAGTTGGTTCATTATTGGTTTTTGTTATCTATTATATATCACAAAGGCATTCCGGAAGGCTCCGCCCCAATACCAAGTTGAAGAAATTCAGCTATGA
- a CDS encoding IclR family transcriptional regulator codes for MQSIDRAMNVIKVLVSNSSENWLSITELSQECDLPVSSMHRLLKAMSLHGLIQQDGQSKQYGLGNIWLEYGLRMYDKMDYISQIRPELERLMNKVEESVYLSQPIGMESLVIERIDSEKSQIRVYDQLGSRVPLHIGAANKAMLAYMPYNQAKKIVDALLPIQERAAFWDILQETKMKGHGISHSERTEGTCSVAVPILNHFGEVHGAVSIGFVSFNLTDERLDFLIKNVMETGNRVSAKLGYRGT; via the coding sequence ATGCAATCGATCGACCGTGCCATGAACGTTATAAAGGTGCTGGTTTCCAATTCATCGGAAAACTGGCTGTCAATTACGGAACTTTCCCAAGAATGTGATCTTCCTGTCAGCTCCATGCATCGTTTGTTAAAAGCGATGTCCTTGCATGGATTAATCCAACAGGACGGGCAATCCAAACAATATGGTTTGGGGAATATTTGGCTCGAATATGGTTTACGTATGTATGACAAAATGGATTACATCAGCCAAATAAGGCCTGAACTGGAAAGGCTGATGAACAAAGTGGAGGAAAGCGTCTATCTTAGCCAGCCAATAGGAATGGAATCACTCGTAATCGAACGAATCGACAGTGAAAAAAGCCAAATCCGGGTTTATGACCAGCTTGGCTCACGAGTACCTTTGCATATTGGGGCTGCCAATAAAGCGATGCTCGCCTATATGCCATATAATCAAGCTAAAAAAATCGTGGATGCTCTTCTGCCAATTCAAGAAAGAGCAGCTTTTTGGGATATATTGCAAGAGACTAAAATGAAGGGACATGGAATCAGCCACAGTGAAAGAACAGAGGGAACATGTTCTGTTGCCGTGCCGATACTGAACCATTTTGGGGAAGTTCACGGTGCGGTGAGCATAGGTTTTGTCAGTTTTAACCTGACAGATGAAAGACTTGATTTCCTCATTAAGAATGTTATGGAAACTGGCAATCGGGTTTCTGCAAAATTGGGGTATAGGGGAACATGA
- a CDS encoding M14 family zinc carboxypeptidase, whose translation MNFKKKVLSVSLSSLMTLSAVTAVALPVGAVGNGPSAGNGQVTTSNLHTYESLVSYLKTQDAKQERLALEVIGETVKGRDIYLAKYISNPKNPTILFLTQQHGNEQLTTEGALEFIKHLGTNKTKGLLENVNILIIPMLNADGAMGDVNFPLDDYLAKGDRHLTRANANGIDLNREHDKKTDSMQVEVKALHENVFAKYDIDYMIDLHHQGTLSETDGELVSGSILYPTNAKVKPEVLEASKKLGAVVYNSIEPTGWGHIGRYDGGSGENIGRNGAAVRYDIATLLFEMRGMSDHNIESVALGQKSNGYLIKQTVTTLDAAVRAIADDSIETVDASFWDTLPTQYNRPGAESDE comes from the coding sequence TTGAATTTTAAAAAGAAAGTCCTATCAGTTTCATTATCTAGTTTAATGACATTAAGCGCAGTTACAGCTGTTGCGCTGCCAGTCGGAGCGGTTGGAAATGGTCCCAGTGCTGGAAATGGTCAAGTGACAACTTCAAATCTTCATACATATGAAAGCCTGGTAAGCTATCTTAAAACGCAGGATGCTAAACAAGAAAGGCTGGCACTGGAAGTAATCGGCGAAACGGTAAAAGGGAGGGATATTTACCTAGCGAAATACATTTCAAATCCCAAGAATCCTACTATACTATTTTTAACTCAACAGCACGGAAATGAACAACTGACTACTGAAGGTGCACTCGAATTCATTAAACATCTAGGCACGAATAAGACTAAAGGTTTATTGGAAAATGTTAATATACTGATCATTCCCATGTTAAATGCAGATGGGGCAATGGGAGATGTTAATTTCCCTCTTGATGACTATTTAGCAAAAGGTGATCGACATCTAACACGGGCAAATGCAAATGGGATCGACTTAAACCGTGAGCATGATAAAAAAACTGATTCCATGCAAGTGGAGGTAAAGGCTTTACACGAAAATGTATTTGCGAAATACGATATAGATTACATGATAGATTTACATCATCAAGGGACGCTAAGCGAAACAGATGGTGAACTTGTTTCAGGTTCAATTCTTTATCCTACAAACGCTAAAGTAAAGCCTGAAGTATTAGAAGCGTCAAAAAAACTGGGTGCTGTTGTATATAACTCCATTGAACCAACTGGTTGGGGGCATATTGGCAGGTATGATGGCGGTTCTGGAGAAAATATAGGACGTAATGGTGCAGCCGTTCGTTATGATATTGCCACATTGCTCTTTGAGATGCGAGGTATGTCGGACCACAATATCGAGTCAGTGGCGCTTGGACAAAAAAGTAATGGCTATCTAATAAAGCAAACGGTAACCACTTTGGATGCAGCTGTCAGAGCTATTGCCGATGATTCAATAGAAACTGTTGATGCAAGCTTTTGGGATACCCTGCCAACACAATACAATCGTCCTGGGGCAGAATCAGACGAATAA
- a CDS encoding SAV0927 family protein, giving the protein MNFDILSENKENQAIHHYCLLSQDYRYDVTIVYSAQFFGKAMVTSMQSGRMILLCANDINLDQYWAPTLGIEHEDIHEFQNFLKLVLQTPFHLEEY; this is encoded by the coding sequence TTGAATTTTGATATTCTTTCCGAAAATAAAGAAAACCAGGCTATTCATCATTATTGCTTATTGTCACAAGATTATAGATATGATGTGACCATTGTATATTCGGCCCAGTTTTTCGGTAAAGCAATGGTGACTTCCATGCAAAGCGGAAGAATGATCCTGCTTTGTGCCAATGATATTAATTTAGATCAGTACTGGGCTCCGACCCTTGGGATTGAACATGAAGATATACATGAGTTCCAAAACTTTCTCAAGTTGGTCTTACAAACCCCATTTCATTTAGAAGAATACTGA
- the speB gene encoding agmatinase: protein MKYPLSPDVKPEFCTTGSFMRLPSSRENAKLAVIGMPFDTAASFRVGARFAPQAVRQASMTLFPYHPIHKVFPFDECNAIDIGDVSVIPHNIHRSYELIEKAMADLMKNGIIPIGIGGDHSVTLANLRAAAKIHGPVALLHFDSHTDTWDTYYDEKYWHGSPFIRAYEEGLLQTDKVFQIGIRGTLNHPGDIDSSTDLGYNVITTPELKKRGIEDVVKEVKKTIGDTPCFLTFDIDFVDPSCAPGTGTLEVGGLNSLDTLEMIRSLQGFNFIGFDLVEVLPPYDPTQITSLLAATIIHDFASLVALQLKEEQKKENSSEKSL, encoded by the coding sequence ATGAAATATCCTTTATCCCCTGATGTTAAACCAGAGTTTTGTACCACCGGATCATTTATGCGCTTACCTTCTTCAAGGGAAAATGCCAAATTGGCAGTGATAGGTATGCCTTTTGATACAGCTGCATCATTCAGGGTAGGAGCCCGGTTTGCTCCACAGGCTGTCCGCCAGGCATCCATGACGTTATTTCCTTACCATCCCATTCACAAGGTATTTCCGTTTGACGAATGTAATGCAATTGATATTGGGGACGTTTCGGTGATCCCCCATAATATACATCGAAGCTATGAGTTAATTGAAAAGGCTATGGCTGACTTGATGAAAAACGGTATCATTCCAATAGGCATCGGGGGAGATCATTCCGTAACATTGGCTAATCTAAGAGCTGCCGCAAAAATACACGGTCCTGTTGCACTTCTTCATTTTGATTCACATACAGATACCTGGGATACTTATTATGATGAAAAATACTGGCATGGTTCCCCGTTTATCCGTGCATATGAGGAAGGCTTGCTCCAAACGGATAAAGTTTTCCAGATTGGCATCAGAGGGACGCTCAATCATCCAGGAGATATAGATTCAAGTACAGATCTAGGTTACAATGTGATAACAACTCCCGAGCTGAAGAAAAGAGGAATCGAAGATGTCGTGAAGGAAGTCAAGAAAACCATTGGGGATACACCTTGTTTCTTGACCTTTGATATTGATTTTGTAGATCCATCATGTGCTCCTGGAACTGGCACCTTGGAGGTCGGCGGTCTAAATAGCCTTGATACCCTAGAGATGATACGTTCTCTGCAAGGATTCAACTTTATTGGGTTCGACCTGGTAGAAGTCCTCCCGCCGTACGATCCAACACAAATTACATCACTATTGGCAGCCACCATCATTCATGACTTTGCCAGTTTAGTAGCCTTACAGCTAAAAGAAGAACAAAAAAAGGAGAATTCATCCGAAAAAAGTTTATAG
- a CDS encoding arginine deiminase family protein has translation MYKPLERVIVKHPKEAFISQEHLSQAWRNFNFAEEPDFNEALKEYGDFISILEKYVPNIDYLPASSVVGIDSLYAHDPVKFTSQGAIILKSGKELRQPEASVYKQFCKEKNIPIIGYLQGDAVADGGDIVWLDDKTLVVGHGYRTNAEAIRQLKEMTAHLVDEFIVVQLPHDQGEGECLHLMSFISMVDKDLAVVHSRLMPVFFRKLLIERGIQLIEVPVDEYLTLGCNVLAIAPRVCLLSSGNAYTKQKLIDAGATVYEYKGTEISFKGTGGPTCLTCPVVRTNINEGGLE, from the coding sequence ATGTACAAACCATTGGAACGTGTCATTGTAAAACATCCGAAAGAAGCGTTTATTAGTCAAGAGCATTTAAGCCAAGCATGGCGGAACTTCAACTTTGCGGAAGAGCCAGATTTCAACGAAGCACTAAAAGAGTATGGTGACTTTATTTCCATTTTGGAGAAATATGTTCCAAACATCGATTATTTGCCAGCATCTTCGGTAGTCGGCATTGACTCCTTATATGCGCATGACCCGGTCAAATTCACTAGCCAAGGAGCCATCATTTTAAAGTCCGGGAAAGAATTGAGACAGCCTGAAGCTAGTGTATACAAGCAATTTTGTAAGGAAAAGAACATCCCGATTATTGGGTATTTGCAGGGTGATGCGGTCGCGGATGGCGGTGATATCGTTTGGCTTGATGATAAGACCCTAGTTGTCGGACATGGTTATCGTACAAATGCTGAAGCCATTCGGCAACTAAAAGAAATGACCGCTCATCTTGTGGATGAATTCATCGTAGTTCAGCTTCCGCATGATCAAGGAGAGGGAGAGTGTCTCCATCTAATGTCTTTCATCAGTATGGTCGACAAGGATTTAGCAGTGGTTCACTCCCGCCTTATGCCTGTCTTTTTCAGAAAACTGCTGATTGAACGAGGCATACAGCTTATTGAAGTGCCGGTTGATGAGTACTTGACCTTGGGCTGTAATGTTCTTGCCATTGCTCCGCGGGTTTGCCTGTTATCTTCTGGTAACGCTTACACGAAGCAAAAGCTTATTGATGCGGGAGCAACAGTTTATGAGTACAAAGGAACTGAGATCAGTTTCAAAGGCACTGGCGGTCCAACTTGTTTAACCTGCCCGGTGGTCCGTACAAATATTAATGAAGGGGGATTGGAATGA
- a CDS encoding M20/M25/M40 family metallo-hydrolase — translation MSQLLWGTPETLRTLLCELVSWESRTLTLGERTFPYKVQDKLRELDYFKRNPAHLSLHEADLGRNFVNAFYKHPDAKETVVLISHFDTVHTEEYGDLETLAFQPEELTKKLHDRKDELPEEARIDLESGKYLFGRGTMDMKMGLALHMAIIEKASIEQWPINLLLLTVPDEEVNSAGMRAAVKELVALRDKYDLSYKMFFNSEPSFSQKPGDNRHYIYSGTLGKIMPAALFYGKETHVGEPLKGMTANYIASFLTQLMEWNTLFLESDLGEETPLPVSLQQKDLKLQYSTQTPYRAAALYNVFIMKRTAAEIMDLFEQVANEAAMKCNESYKELCMREQIEGVGEVQVLRYEKLLSYAEGKFGGSFVEKIKSEVKGNMDLDEREKSVRIAEKLMIQCQELSPAIVLLFAPPYYPAVNTSDDPLIMESVKLMKETASMLGEEVSQIHYFNGLCDLSYVQYSDESDGWTAFEKNTPVWGDTYSIPFADMQKLQAPVLNVGPFGKDAHQRTERLHIDSAFVHTPVMLEKLIKSMFKCLVEK, via the coding sequence ATGAGTCAATTACTATGGGGTACTCCAGAAACGCTCCGTACCTTGTTATGTGAACTTGTTAGCTGGGAAAGCCGTACTCTCACATTAGGGGAACGGACGTTTCCGTATAAGGTGCAAGATAAATTGAGGGAGCTTGATTATTTTAAAAGGAATCCGGCACACTTATCGCTTCACGAGGCTGATTTAGGGAGGAATTTTGTCAATGCTTTCTATAAACATCCTGATGCAAAGGAGACCGTTGTATTAATTAGCCATTTTGATACGGTTCATACTGAAGAATACGGTGACCTTGAGACTCTTGCATTTCAACCAGAGGAGCTCACGAAAAAACTTCATGACAGGAAAGATGAACTACCGGAAGAAGCGCGCATTGATCTTGAATCAGGAAAGTACTTGTTTGGTAGAGGAACGATGGATATGAAAATGGGGCTTGCCCTTCATATGGCTATCATCGAAAAGGCAAGCATCGAACAATGGCCGATCAATCTCCTGCTGTTAACGGTTCCTGATGAGGAAGTGAATTCTGCGGGAATGAGGGCTGCAGTTAAAGAACTTGTGGCTTTACGTGATAAATATGACCTTTCCTATAAAATGTTTTTTAATAGTGAACCGTCCTTTTCACAGAAACCGGGCGATAATAGACATTATATTTATTCCGGAACTTTGGGGAAAATCATGCCTGCTGCCCTTTTTTATGGGAAAGAAACTCATGTAGGTGAACCATTAAAGGGCATGACGGCTAACTATATAGCCTCGTTCCTCACGCAGCTCATGGAGTGGAACACTCTTTTTCTGGAAAGTGATCTTGGTGAGGAAACACCATTACCGGTATCGCTTCAGCAAAAAGATCTAAAACTACAATATTCAACACAGACACCTTATCGGGCAGCCGCGCTTTATAATGTGTTCATTATGAAAAGAACAGCTGCAGAAATAATGGACCTATTCGAGCAGGTTGCAAACGAAGCAGCGATGAAATGCAATGAATCTTATAAAGAGCTATGTATGCGTGAACAAATTGAAGGTGTAGGTGAAGTACAAGTATTGCGCTATGAAAAGTTACTTTCATATGCCGAGGGCAAATTTGGCGGGAGTTTTGTTGAGAAAATAAAGAGTGAAGTTAAAGGAAACATGGATTTGGATGAGCGGGAAAAATCAGTGCGGATCGCTGAAAAATTGATGATACAATGTCAGGAGCTTTCACCCGCCATTGTATTGCTGTTCGCACCGCCATATTATCCAGCCGTCAATACGTCCGATGATCCGCTTATCATGGAATCTGTGAAATTAATGAAGGAAACTGCCAGCATGCTTGGTGAAGAAGTCAGCCAAATTCATTATTTTAATGGACTTTGCGATTTAAGCTATGTTCAATATAGTGACGAGTCTGATGGCTGGACGGCTTTTGAAAAAAATACACCAGTCTGGGGCGATACTTACAGCATTCCTTTTGCTGATATGCAAAAACTTCAGGCACCCGTACTTAATGTGGGTCCGTTCGGCAAGGATGCCCACCAGCGTACTGAGCGCCTTCACATCGATAGCGCCTTCGTCCATACGCCCGTCATGCTGGAGAAGTTAATAAAGAGTATGTTTAAGTGTTTGGTTGAGAAGTGA